The following are from one region of the Paenibacillus sp. JZ16 genome:
- the urtC gene encoding urea ABC transporter permease subunit UrtC, protein MVLKWLTGNPGSRSKRMMWSVVLLLMCMAPLFTTPFRLGLLTKFLALAILAVGLDLIWGYGGILSLGHGVFFGLGAYAMAMYLKLDASGASLPDFMGWSGVTALPWFWEPFRSFPAALLLGMLLPALLALILGFFTFRNRIVGVYFTILTQALVMIVVTLFVGKQEWTGGTNGLTGYNSILGFNLNAPSTKIGLYFITLAALAGAYILCRRIVNSRVGQVLEASRDGENRVRFLGFDPSRYKTFAFAVSGGLAGLAGMLFVLQVGIISPSMMGIVPSIEMVLWVALGGRGTLIGAIIGAVLLNAAKTGISEAYPEGWLLVLGALFVIVVVLMPKGLTGLWSKVASSLSRRGGTVHAAVREES, encoded by the coding sequence ATGGTGCTGAAATGGTTGACAGGAAACCCCGGCAGCCGATCGAAACGGATGATGTGGAGCGTGGTACTGCTCCTGATGTGTATGGCACCTTTGTTCACGACCCCTTTTCGCCTCGGTTTGTTAACGAAATTTCTGGCTTTGGCGATCCTGGCGGTCGGGCTTGATCTGATCTGGGGCTATGGCGGCATTTTAAGCCTTGGGCACGGCGTGTTCTTTGGATTAGGCGCTTATGCCATGGCCATGTATTTGAAGCTGGACGCCAGCGGCGCTTCCCTGCCTGATTTCATGGGATGGAGTGGGGTGACGGCGCTCCCATGGTTCTGGGAGCCGTTCCGATCGTTCCCCGCGGCCTTGCTACTCGGGATGCTGCTTCCGGCCCTGCTTGCGTTGATACTTGGATTCTTTACGTTTCGCAACCGGATCGTCGGCGTATATTTTACGATTCTGACGCAGGCTCTGGTTATGATTGTGGTTACGCTGTTTGTAGGCAAGCAGGAGTGGACAGGGGGCACGAACGGGCTTACGGGATACAATTCCATTTTGGGTTTTAATCTGAATGCGCCGTCAACGAAAATCGGGTTGTATTTTATTACGCTTGCCGCTTTGGCAGGAGCCTATATTCTGTGCCGAAGAATTGTGAACAGCAGGGTGGGCCAGGTACTGGAAGCCTCAAGAGATGGGGAGAACCGGGTGCGGTTTCTGGGTTTTGACCCTTCCCGTTACAAGACCTTTGCCTTTGCCGTATCGGGCGGTCTGGCCGGGCTTGCAGGCATGCTGTTTGTCCTTCAGGTCGGCATTATTTCGCCGTCAATGATGGGCATCGTTCCATCCATTGAAATGGTGCTCTGGGTCGCTCTCGGCGGCAGGGGAACGCTGATCGGCGCTATTATTGGCGCCGTGCTGCTGAACGCAGCCAAGACCGGGATCAGCGAGGCTTATCCGGAAGGATGGCTGCTTGTATTGGGTGCATTATTTGTCATCGTTGTTGTGTTGATGCCAAAAGGATTGACCGGATTGTGGAGCAAGGTGGCTTCGTCATTATCTCGAAGAGGAGGGACTGTGCATGCAGCCGTACGCGAAGAGAGTTGA
- the urtD gene encoding urea ABC transporter ATP-binding protein UrtD — MQPYAKRVDLPLAVHGEVRDIGISPIVLSAENITVTFGGFVAVNGMNLALRQHELHFLIGPNGAGKTTMLDVICGKTKPAAGKVLLGDGLEITRKREYEIARLGVGRKFQAPSVFPNLSVKENLELTVDPDRSVFRALKARRNRCTTFEMKKVLELIGLPDRIHVRAGSLSHGEKQWLEIGMLLLQKPRLLLLDEPVAGMTDEETMKTGALLQRIAMECSVVVVEHDMEFVRSFAAKVTVMHEGKLLKEGSMQEIQHDPLVAEVYLGKRREANAQAAGH; from the coding sequence ATGCAGCCGTACGCGAAGAGAGTTGATTTGCCGCTAGCTGTCCATGGAGAAGTCAGGGATATCGGTATTTCCCCCATCGTGTTGTCCGCGGAGAACATTACGGTCACTTTTGGCGGGTTTGTGGCGGTAAACGGCATGAATCTGGCACTGCGTCAGCATGAGCTGCATTTTCTGATCGGCCCGAACGGCGCGGGAAAAACCACGATGCTGGACGTGATCTGCGGGAAAACAAAGCCTGCCGCAGGAAAGGTGCTGCTGGGGGACGGACTGGAAATCACCAGAAAGCGGGAGTATGAAATCGCCCGTCTCGGCGTGGGGCGAAAATTTCAAGCGCCGTCGGTATTTCCTAACCTGAGCGTCAAAGAAAACCTGGAGCTGACAGTCGATCCCGATCGAAGCGTGTTCCGTGCGCTGAAGGCCAGGAGAAATCGATGCACCACGTTCGAAATGAAGAAGGTTCTGGAGTTGATCGGGCTGCCCGATCGGATACACGTTCGGGCAGGCTCTCTGTCGCATGGAGAGAAGCAATGGCTGGAGATCGGCATGCTGCTGCTTCAGAAGCCGCGGCTTCTGCTGCTCGATGAGCCGGTAGCGGGGATGACGGACGAGGAGACGATGAAGACCGGCGCGCTCCTCCAGCGCATCGCCATGGAATGCTCCGTCGTTGTCGTTGAGCATGACATGGAGTTTGTGCGCTCTTTTGCCGCTAAGGTTACCGTGATGCATGAAGGGAAACTGCTGAAGGAAGGCTCCATGCAGGAGATTCAACACGATCCGCTGGTAGCCGAGGTTTATCTGGGAAAAAGGAGGGAGGCGAATGCTCAAGCTGCAGGGCATTGA
- the urtE gene encoding urea ABC transporter ATP-binding subunit UrtE, with protein sequence MLKLQGIESGYGESPVLRGVSMVVDPAKVVCLVGRNGVGKTTLMRTLIGQLKIRQGRMTLGEQEVTGWDSVKRARGGIGYVPQGREIFPQLTVKENLLLGLEPIVPRRKAFPEDVLALFPVLPQMYHRQGGDLSGGQQQQLAFARALASRPKVLLLDEPTEGIQPSIVEEIQDVIRGIKAKGETSVILVEQSIEFVRSVADYIYVMDKGTIVAEGVQDAIDMEQFEHYLTV encoded by the coding sequence ATGCTCAAGCTGCAGGGCATTGAATCGGGCTACGGGGAGAGCCCCGTCCTCCGCGGCGTATCTATGGTTGTCGACCCGGCGAAGGTCGTGTGTCTGGTAGGGCGCAACGGCGTCGGCAAAACCACGCTCATGCGGACCCTGATCGGGCAGCTGAAAATCCGGCAGGGACGGATGACTCTTGGCGAGCAGGAGGTTACCGGCTGGGATTCCGTAAAAAGAGCGAGAGGCGGCATCGGGTATGTTCCGCAAGGGCGCGAGATTTTTCCCCAGCTTACCGTGAAGGAAAATCTGCTGCTCGGACTTGAGCCAATCGTGCCGAGGAGGAAGGCATTCCCGGAGGATGTGTTAGCCCTGTTCCCAGTGCTGCCCCAAATGTACCACCGTCAAGGCGGTGATTTAAGCGGTGGTCAGCAGCAGCAGCTAGCCTTTGCGAGGGCGCTCGCCTCCAGACCCAAGGTGCTGCTGCTCGACGAGCCGACCGAGGGAATCCAGCCTTCCATCGTGGAGGAAATTCAAGACGTGATCCGGGGGATCAAAGCAAAAGGGGAAACGTCGGTCATTCTGGTGGAGCAGAGCATCGAGTTTGTCCGGAGCGTAGCCGACTATATCTATGTCATGGATAAAGGCACAATTGTTGCCG